Proteins encoded by one window of Lactobacillus paragasseri:
- a CDS encoding sensor histidine kinase, translating into MKKQKVILTTKEKSELFGEGVITVILLLLLNLSIIILLNLAVLNDPRLENGIFFLKKTITFANGMHLWSWQRLFVGVMLVGDAIVVYWRLIRRYRQMQLRHVIEELHYIADGHFDHRIPFVVKTDLQKVIDSINALVDSTVASMEEERQIEQSKDDLITNVSHDIRTPLTSIIGYLGLLKSSELNEDQAKYIKIAYDKALQMKALAEDLFEYTTLRSSTNNKLVLAPLHVNSMLEQVAAGFELEAEKKNITFNVVTRPRDLVIDADAKMIVRMLNNLISNALKYGHGATEINLIANKVNNKFVELRVENNGEQIPKNSLQKIFDRFYRVESSRNLKTGGTGLGLAITKSIVDLHGGTIKCQSTSELTSFIIQLPLNSPKAK; encoded by the coding sequence ATGAAAAAACAAAAAGTAATCCTAACCACGAAAGAAAAAAGTGAATTATTTGGCGAAGGTGTTATAACTGTTATTCTGCTTTTGCTATTGAATCTTTCGATTATTATTTTGCTTAATTTGGCAGTATTGAATGATCCACGTTTAGAAAATGGTATATTCTTTCTCAAAAAGACAATTACTTTTGCTAATGGAATGCATTTATGGTCTTGGCAACGACTTTTTGTTGGTGTTATGTTAGTGGGCGATGCCATTGTTGTTTATTGGCGATTAATTAGGAGATATCGTCAAATGCAACTGCGGCATGTTATTGAAGAATTACATTATATAGCTGATGGTCACTTTGATCATCGAATTCCTTTTGTAGTAAAGACAGATTTACAAAAGGTAATCGATTCAATTAACGCTTTAGTTGATAGTACCGTAGCTTCAATGGAAGAAGAGCGCCAGATTGAGCAATCAAAGGATGATTTGATTACTAACGTATCTCATGATATCAGAACACCGCTAACTTCAATTATAGGCTACTTGGGTTTATTAAAGAGTAGCGAACTAAATGAGGATCAAGCTAAATATATTAAAATCGCCTATGATAAAGCTCTCCAAATGAAAGCTTTAGCTGAAGACTTATTTGAATACACTACGCTTCGTTCGTCAACGAATAATAAACTAGTCTTAGCACCGCTCCATGTTAATTCAATGCTTGAACAGGTAGCAGCTGGTTTTGAATTAGAAGCAGAAAAGAAAAACATTACCTTTAATGTAGTAACACGACCAAGAGATTTAGTAATTGATGCTGATGCTAAAATGATTGTGCGAATGCTAAATAATTTGATTTCAAACGCCTTGAAATATGGTCATGGCGCAACTGAAATTAATTTAATTGCCAATAAGGTGAATAATAAGTTTGTAGAACTTAGAGTTGAAAATAATGGGGAGCAGATACCTAAGAATTCTTTGCAAAAAATCTTTGATCGCTTCTATCGAGTAGAAAGTTCAAGAAATTTAAAAACCGGCGGTACTGGATTAGGTTTAGCGATTACGAAAAGTATTGTTGACTTACATGGCGGGACAATTAAGTGTCAGTCAACATCAGAATTAACTAGTTTTATTATTCAACTACCACTCAATAGCCCCAAAGCAAAATGA
- a CDS encoding ABC transporter permease, whose protein sequence is MNKTWLVAKETYRREVKNWSFLLMIFAPFIVLIISFFFGMSSSSAFDDNTKVGIVSQNEGLAQPLKKTKDFDMYKNKTKAEKAYQAGDVSGYIVVENTFAQLEATYYGTERLDSDLKEELMRGLNAQQQVLNLKNAKLSEQQLKSLSQKVKFTEKTNSKKLDANDEKNLKTATFWILIFVLYFLVQTYSTIMAQDIASEKGTKIMEMIFSSMPGGNYFDGKVLGIFMEILTQLIIYALMFSGFYYLAPQIDRVKETFAQVKPAIDQVLGQIISWGLVFVILGLILYIVYAAVCGAIVTKAEDANKAVQPLVYLTLLGLFSSMSLSNNPDSIFAIIMSYVPFLSSFLMPLRLIKGNATNLEAGVSMVILVIFLIGSILWIRKIYPSLILQTDDNGMWKNMKRALQGIKE, encoded by the coding sequence ATGAATAAGACTTGGTTAGTAGCTAAAGAAACCTACCGCAGGGAAGTTAAAAATTGGTCATTTTTATTGATGATTTTTGCACCATTTATTGTGTTAATTATTTCATTTTTCTTTGGAATGAGTTCGTCTTCGGCTTTTGACGATAATACAAAAGTGGGTATTGTGAGCCAAAACGAGGGTTTAGCTCAGCCTTTAAAGAAAACCAAAGATTTTGATATGTATAAGAATAAGACAAAAGCTGAAAAAGCATATCAGGCTGGAGACGTTAGCGGCTATATTGTCGTTGAAAATACTTTTGCTCAGTTAGAAGCGACTTACTATGGTACGGAAAGACTTGATAGTGATCTTAAAGAAGAATTGATGCGAGGCTTAAACGCCCAGCAACAAGTACTTAATCTAAAGAATGCAAAACTTAGTGAGCAGCAGCTAAAATCACTTTCTCAAAAAGTTAAATTTACTGAAAAAACTAATAGTAAAAAGCTGGATGCAAATGATGAGAAAAATTTGAAAACGGCTACTTTTTGGATTTTGATTTTTGTTTTGTACTTTTTGGTTCAGACTTATAGCACTATTATGGCGCAAGATATTGCCAGTGAAAAAGGGACTAAGATCATGGAAATGATCTTTTCAAGTATGCCAGGTGGAAATTATTTTGATGGTAAAGTTTTAGGGATTTTCATGGAAATTCTTACACAATTAATAATTTATGCACTAATGTTTTCTGGATTTTATTATTTAGCTCCACAAATTGATAGAGTTAAAGAAACTTTTGCTCAAGTAAAACCGGCAATTGATCAAGTTTTAGGACAAATAATTTCATGGGGATTAGTATTCGTGATTTTAGGATTGATCCTATATATTGTCTATGCTGCGGTTTGTGGTGCAATTGTAACTAAGGCAGAAGATGCTAATAAGGCGGTTCAACCTCTAGTTTATTTGACTTTACTTGGTTTATTCAGCAGCATGAGTTTGTCTAATAACCCCGACAGTATTTTTGCAATAATTATGTCTTATGTACCATTTTTATCTTCTTTCTTAATGCCACTTCGGCTAATTAAAGGAAATGCGACAAATCTAGAAGCTGGGGTTTCAATGGTAATCTTAGTGATATTTTTAATAGGATCGATTTTGTGGATTAGAAAAATTTACCCAAGTTTAATTTTACAAACTGATGATAATGGCATGTGGAAAAATATGAAACGTGCATTGCAAGGAATAAAAGAATAA
- a CDS encoding glycoside hydrolase family 31 protein, translating to MNRNNLEKYIIDRNQVKIKFTNSILTLSVLTSEIVRVFQDRGCSNNSYAIEGSKTKETSFKVKKIANYFELKTSKLIIKIYDDEKIDVYDEQENPLIIDYRGNRIPLDRQVDATHQKLAESEGHEVVAGTKKNSHYYELVKELSADEQFYGLGDKTGFLNKRHYAYENWNTDNPEPQVESFMRLYKSVPFLIGLKNNHPYGIFFDNTYHSYFDLGKESNKYYYYAADDGNIDYYIIGGSSLKKVVENYTYLTGRTPLPQKWTLGYQQSRWGYSISAEKVGEIVDKMRKYHLPCDAIHLDIDYMDGYRVFTWRTDTYDDPKKFINKLHKLGLHIITIIDPGVKKDESYQIYQEGLKKGYFVKAPNGQVYVNKVWPGDAVYPDFGRKAVRKWWAENCKFLVDLGVDGIWDDMNEPASFNGEIPEDIIFSDEDKKSTHGKIHNVYGHNMAKATYNGLKKASGKRPFVITRAAYAGTQKYSTVWTGDNQSLWVHLQMMIPQLCNLGMSGFAFAGTDIGGFGADTTPELLTRWIEAAIFSPLLRNHAALGTRSQEPWVFGEPTLSTYRKYLQLRYHFIPYLYDLFVKESKNGLPLMRPLVLNYPTDSMVKNMNDEYMVGTRILVAPVVEEGKNFRSVYLPQGEWIDFWNNVTYSGNNTILVNAPLDKLPLFIKKDTILPWGKLKNHISSKPDEKMIFRVFGEHGNYTHYQDNGADFAYKNGEYNLYEINIDKNRTSINLKKHGYQPIYQRIELRAMDKKIDFIFKDQKYIQI from the coding sequence ATGAATAGAAATAATTTGGAAAAATATATAATCGATCGCAATCAAGTTAAAATAAAGTTTACTAATTCCATTCTTACTTTATCTGTTTTAACTTCTGAAATAGTTCGTGTATTTCAAGATCGCGGGTGTAGCAATAATTCTTATGCAATTGAAGGAAGTAAGACTAAAGAAACAAGTTTTAAAGTTAAAAAAATAGCTAATTATTTTGAACTGAAGACTTCAAAACTAATTATTAAAATTTATGATGATGAAAAAATTGATGTTTACGATGAACAAGAAAATCCATTAATTATTGATTATCGCGGTAACCGAATTCCGCTTGATCGGCAAGTAGATGCCACTCATCAAAAATTAGCAGAATCTGAAGGACATGAGGTAGTAGCTGGTACAAAAAAGAATAGTCATTATTATGAACTAGTTAAGGAATTATCAGCAGACGAACAGTTTTACGGCTTGGGAGATAAGACGGGATTTTTAAATAAACGCCACTATGCTTATGAAAATTGGAATACTGATAATCCAGAGCCCCAAGTAGAGAGCTTTATGCGACTTTATAAATCTGTTCCATTTTTAATTGGTTTAAAAAACAATCATCCCTATGGAATTTTTTTCGATAATACGTATCATAGTTATTTTGATTTAGGAAAAGAAAGCAATAAGTATTACTACTATGCAGCTGATGATGGAAATATTGACTATTACATTATTGGCGGCAGTAGTTTAAAAAAGGTTGTTGAAAACTATACCTATTTAACTGGTAGAACGCCGCTGCCGCAGAAATGGACTTTAGGTTATCAACAGTCTCGTTGGGGATACAGCATTAGTGCTGAGAAAGTGGGAGAAATTGTTGATAAAATGCGTAAATATCATCTTCCATGTGATGCGATTCATTTAGATATTGATTATATGGATGGCTATCGTGTTTTTACTTGGCGGACGGATACCTATGACGATCCCAAGAAATTTATCAATAAATTGCATAAATTAGGTTTGCACATTATTACAATTATTGACCCGGGTGTGAAAAAAGATGAATCTTATCAGATTTATCAAGAAGGACTTAAAAAAGGTTATTTTGTCAAGGCGCCAAATGGTCAAGTTTATGTTAATAAGGTTTGGCCTGGGGATGCGGTTTATCCTGATTTTGGTCGTAAAGCAGTTAGAAAATGGTGGGCAGAAAATTGTAAGTTCTTAGTTGACTTAGGCGTTGACGGAATTTGGGATGATATGAATGAACCAGCTTCATTTAATGGAGAAATTCCTGAAGATATCATTTTTAGTGATGAAGATAAAAAATCAACACATGGTAAAATACACAATGTTTATGGTCATAATATGGCTAAAGCAACTTATAATGGCTTAAAAAAAGCAAGTGGCAAGCGACCATTCGTGATTACTCGTGCTGCTTATGCTGGAACGCAAAAATATTCTACTGTTTGGACTGGTGATAATCAAAGCTTATGGGTTCATCTACAAATGATGATTCCGCAGTTATGCAATCTTGGAATGAGCGGGTTTGCATTTGCAGGAACTGATATTGGCGGATTTGGTGCTGATACTACACCTGAATTATTAACAAGATGGATTGAAGCTGCAATTTTTAGTCCACTTCTTCGAAATCATGCAGCTTTAGGAACACGCTCGCAGGAACCATGGGTATTTGGCGAGCCAACTTTATCAACGTACCGTAAATATTTGCAGCTTCGTTATCACTTTATTCCTTACCTTTATGACCTGTTTGTCAAAGAAAGTAAAAACGGCTTACCACTTATGCGACCTTTAGTTTTAAACTATCCAACTGATTCAATGGTTAAAAATATGAATGATGAATATATGGTTGGTACGAGAATTTTAGTTGCACCGGTAGTTGAAGAAGGGAAAAACTTTAGATCTGTTTATTTACCGCAAGGTGAATGGATTGATTTTTGGAATAATGTTACGTATAGTGGTAACAATACAATTTTAGTTAATGCGCCGCTTGATAAATTGCCCTTATTTATTAAGAAAGATACGATTTTGCCTTGGGGAAAATTGAAGAATCATATTTCATCTAAACCAGATGAAAAGATGATCTTTAGAGTGTTTGGCGAACATGGTAACTATACGCATTATCAGGATAATGGTGCTGATTTTGCTTATAAAAATGGTGAATATAATTTGTATGAGATAAATATTGATAAAAATAGAACAAGTATTAATTTGAAAAAACATGGCTATCAACCGATCTATCAAAGAATTGAGCTTAGAGCTATGGACAAGAAAATAGACTTTATTTTTAAGGATCAAAAGTATATACAAATTTGA
- a CDS encoding DeoR/GlpR family DNA-binding transcription regulator: MLTEERQQAIASYINNHSICRVNELCKLTKSSESTIRRDLIELEKRGVIVRVHGGARSLQDYSRDVEQQVRFNLNVDKKREIARFAVINHITSGDHIFLDAGTTTYEMVSFLREIKDLHVLTNGVDIALACLENGIQTRLLGGEAKIETHAVVGNTAMKQLQEMNLSVSFIGANGLTTEGQFTTPDPAEAGIKKTAIEQAKEAFVLMDSSKIGAANFASFAHINEAILITNHLNIGKKNLLPKQIRVEEARS; this comes from the coding sequence ATGCTGACTGAAGAACGTCAACAAGCGATAGCAAGTTATATTAATAATCATAGTATCTGTCGTGTTAATGAGTTATGTAAGTTGACTAAGTCGTCAGAGTCAACAATTCGCCGTGACCTCATTGAATTAGAAAAACGTGGTGTAATTGTACGTGTACATGGTGGTGCACGTTCATTGCAAGATTATTCACGCGATGTTGAACAGCAGGTTAGATTTAATCTTAATGTTGATAAGAAGCGTGAAATTGCTCGTTTTGCCGTAATAAACCATATTACTAGTGGAGATCATATTTTCCTTGACGCTGGAACGACAACGTATGAAATGGTGTCATTTTTGCGAGAAATTAAGGATTTACATGTGTTGACCAATGGTGTTGATATTGCATTAGCATGTTTAGAGAATGGTATTCAGACTCGCTTGTTAGGGGGCGAGGCGAAGATTGAAACACATGCTGTGGTAGGTAATACTGCAATGAAACAACTGCAGGAAATGAATTTATCTGTTTCATTTATTGGTGCCAACGGTTTAACAACAGAAGGGCAATTTACTACTCCAGATCCTGCAGAAGCTGGAATAAAAAAGACTGCTATTGAACAAGCAAAAGAAGCTTTCGTTTTAATGGATAGTAGTAAGATTGGAGCAGCAAATTTTGCAAGCTTTGCACATATCAATGAGGCAATACTCATCACTAACCATTTAAATATAGGCAAGAAGAATCTTCTACCTAAACAAATCAGAGTTGAGGAGGCTCGGTCATGA
- a CDS encoding aspartate/glutamate racemase family protein: MKHFFSIIGGMGTIATESYVRLINHRVKIAKDQDYLNYILVNDAQIPDRTAYIMDHSKPNFFYDLKDDVLSQAKLNPDFFVMPCNTAHYFYDDLAALTDVPFLHMMRIAVHKFVDDFPKEEKIGLIATEGSIYDHLYVDELERVGKKVELGGPEIQPMVNELIYSDIKEKGIVDHDLYHKILKTMHDKYGCNVILLGCTELSLAQEKAQDHPYNVIDPQSIIADVSIELALKIRNGMDPKEATAKYMYK, encoded by the coding sequence ATGAAGCACTTTTTCTCAATTATTGGCGGAATGGGGACAATCGCAACTGAAAGTTATGTCCGCTTAATTAATCACCGAGTTAAAATCGCTAAAGACCAAGATTATTTGAATTATATTTTAGTAAATGATGCTCAAATTCCCGATCGAACTGCTTATATCATGGATCATAGTAAGCCTAACTTTTTCTATGATTTAAAAGATGATGTTTTAAGTCAAGCGAAGCTTAATCCTGATTTCTTTGTAATGCCATGTAATACCGCACATTATTTTTATGACGATTTGGCTGCATTAACTGATGTACCATTTTTACACATGATGCGGATTGCTGTGCATAAATTTGTAGATGATTTTCCTAAGGAAGAAAAAATTGGCTTAATTGCAACTGAAGGTTCTATCTATGATCATTTGTATGTGGACGAATTAGAACGCGTTGGCAAGAAGGTAGAATTAGGTGGTCCCGAAATTCAGCCTATGGTCAATGAATTAATTTACAGTGATATTAAGGAAAAGGGTATTGTTGATCATGATTTGTATCATAAGATCTTGAAGACAATGCATGATAAATATGGTTGCAATGTAATTTTATTGGGATGTACGGAATTATCGCTTGCTCAAGAAAAGGCACAAGATCATCCTTATAATGTGATTGATCCTCAGTCAATTATTGCTGATGTTTCAATTGAACTTGCTTTGAAGATTCGTAATGGAATGGATCCTAAAGAAGCAACTGCAAAATATATGTATAAATAA
- a CDS encoding response regulator transcription factor, protein MKILVVDDDKEIVELLSIYLKNEGYEPIAAYSGKEALTKLSTNPEIALMILDIMMPQRSGIEVIKEVRKDSEIPILVVSAKTSDMDKIQGLITGADDYVVKPFNPLEVMARVRSLLRRSQKEVKDDKPDVLEVGPLVINKDSHEVKTLTGKVIQLTALEFGILYMLASHPNRVFSADEIFERVWQQESVVSAKTVMVHVSHLRDKIQKATDGEEVIQTVWGVGYKVEA, encoded by the coding sequence ATGAAGATCTTAGTTGTTGATGATGATAAAGAAATCGTTGAATTATTAAGTATATATTTAAAAAATGAAGGTTATGAACCAATTGCCGCTTATAGTGGTAAAGAAGCCTTAACTAAACTTTCTACTAATCCAGAGATTGCATTGATGATTCTTGATATTATGATGCCACAAAGGTCGGGAATTGAAGTTATTAAAGAGGTTAGAAAAGATTCAGAAATTCCAATTTTAGTTGTTTCAGCTAAGACTAGCGATATGGATAAAATTCAAGGATTGATTACTGGAGCAGATGATTATGTTGTTAAGCCATTTAACCCATTAGAAGTAATGGCGCGAGTAAGATCATTGCTCCGTCGCAGTCAAAAAGAAGTCAAAGACGACAAGCCAGATGTATTAGAAGTAGGACCCTTAGTAATTAATAAGGACTCACATGAAGTTAAGACTTTAACAGGGAAAGTTATTCAATTAACTGCTTTAGAGTTTGGAATTTTATATATGCTTGCTAGTCATCCTAATCGCGTATTTAGTGCAGATGAAATTTTTGAAAGAGTATGGCAACAAGAATCGGTTGTTTCAGCTAAAACAGTTATGGTTCACGTTTCTCACTTGCGTGATAAGATTCAAAAAGCAACTGATGGAGAAGAAGTTATCCAAACAGTTTGGGGAGTAGGCTATAAAGTAGAGGCTTAG
- a CDS encoding UDP-N-acetylmuramoyl-L-alanyl-D-glutamate--2,6-diaminopimelate ligase codes for MSDSSISLNTCILILKEHHLLKSSAVQDAVPTKMNYISYDSRDIKTNTLFFCKGKGFRPTYLSMAKDSGATCYVAEQPYPEGKGMHALVVRDVTKAMALLSAAFYRFPQDDLYVVAFTGTKGKTTSAYFLKGMLDQINGGRTALFSSVDDIVGPKPEDKFKSSLTTPESLDLFRDMRTAVDNGMTHLVMEVSSQAYKKNRVFGLTYDLGFFLNITPDHIGPNEHPNFADYLHCKLQLMVNSRKCIINAMSDHFDEIYAAATTTTNPDSIYLFARNDFENPNLKQPIDFRFQSVETDMKETEFKLFCASEKAKKLPIAGDYTLQMIGDFNEMNGTAAIIGAGLAGESYAECAKGIRHVTIPGRMETLPSKNHGTVIVDYAHNKASMIALMSFMQREFNNPKIIVVVGAPGDKGVSRRPGFSESLTAYANKAFLTTDDPGFEDPMDIAQEIDAGIDHEKVDVTIELDREKAIHDAIAMSNKDDIVLICGKGADPFQKIRGVDTPYPTDIKVAESVINELEKDDEE; via the coding sequence ATGAGCGATTCTAGCATTTCTTTAAACACTTGCATCTTAATTTTGAAGGAACACCACTTGCTTAAGTCAAGTGCAGTACAAGATGCGGTTCCAACTAAAATGAATTATATTTCATATGATTCACGTGATATAAAAACAAATACCTTGTTTTTCTGTAAGGGTAAAGGCTTTAGACCTACTTATTTATCAATGGCTAAAGATAGTGGAGCTACTTGTTATGTAGCAGAACAACCATATCCAGAAGGTAAAGGAATGCATGCTTTAGTTGTTAGAGACGTAACTAAAGCCATGGCTCTTTTATCGGCTGCTTTTTACAGATTCCCGCAAGATGATTTATATGTTGTAGCCTTCACTGGTACAAAAGGTAAAACTACATCTGCTTATTTCTTGAAAGGGATGCTTGACCAAATTAACGGGGGTCGAACAGCTTTATTTTCATCAGTAGATGATATTGTCGGACCAAAGCCTGAAGATAAGTTCAAGTCTAGTTTGACTACGCCTGAAAGTTTAGACTTGTTCCGTGATATGAGAACAGCTGTTGATAATGGTATGACTCATTTGGTAATGGAAGTTTCTAGTCAAGCTTATAAGAAAAATCGTGTCTTTGGTTTAACCTATGATCTAGGATTTTTCTTAAATATTACTCCAGACCATATCGGTCCAAATGAACACCCTAACTTCGCAGATTATCTGCATTGTAAATTACAATTAATGGTTAACTCGCGTAAGTGTATTATTAACGCAATGTCAGACCACTTTGATGAAATTTATGCAGCAGCAACTACGACTACTAATCCAGATAGTATCTATTTGTTTGCTAGAAATGATTTCGAAAATCCTAACTTAAAACAACCAATTGATTTCCGTTTCCAATCAGTTGAAACAGACATGAAGGAAACTGAATTTAAGTTATTCTGTGCTTCTGAAAAAGCTAAGAAATTACCAATCGCTGGAGATTACACTCTTCAAATGATTGGTGACTTCAACGAGATGAATGGTACTGCTGCAATTATTGGTGCTGGTCTTGCTGGTGAAAGCTATGCAGAGTGTGCTAAAGGAATTCGTCACGTAACAATTCCAGGTCGAATGGAAACTTTACCATCAAAGAACCATGGAACAGTTATCGTTGACTATGCACATAATAAGGCCTCAATGATAGCCTTAATGAGCTTTATGCAACGTGAATTCAATAATCCAAAGATCATTGTAGTTGTTGGAGCTCCTGGGGATAAGGGAGTATCACGTCGCCCTGGATTTAGTGAAAGTTTGACTGCATATGCAAATAAGGCATTTTTGACTACCGATGATCCTGGTTTTGAAGACCCAATGGATATTGCTCAAGAAATTGATGCTGGCATTGATCATGAAAAAGTTGATGTCACAATTGAATTAGACCGTGAAAAAGCAATTCATGATGCAATTGCAATGTCTAATAAAGATGATATTGTTTTAATTTGCGGGAAGGGTGCAGATCCATTCCAAAAGATTCGCGGAGTAGATACACCATATCCAACTGATATTAAAGTGGCTGAAAGTGTAATTAATGAATTAGAAAAAGACGATGAGGAATAG
- a CDS encoding ABC transporter ATP-binding protein: protein MLQVKNLNKSFGSKQVLFDINFKADNGKILGLIGKNGSGKTTLFHSILKFVKYQGKITIDNHSFSSRDYNSVGYLPEERSLMPKLTVLDQVSFLASLKGMKKDTVKHDLQDWMQKLEVKGKTTDKIKSLSKGNQQKIQLIATLIHQPNLIILDEPFSGLDPVNVEIIKNVILQEKRRGATIIFSDHDMSNVEELCDDVVMINNGHLVLNGMVNEVRNNFGLTRLFIRTDLGLDEVKKLPGVENAILQNNGIYKLWLAAANYGQEIFKILSHGEYLQTFDQEPPTLDEIFKLKAGENNE, encoded by the coding sequence ATGTTACAAGTAAAAAATTTGAATAAAAGCTTTGGAAGTAAACAAGTTTTATTTGATATTAACTTCAAAGCAGATAATGGAAAAATATTAGGCTTAATCGGTAAAAATGGCTCAGGAAAAACTACTCTTTTTCATAGCATTCTGAAGTTTGTTAAGTATCAGGGCAAAATTACTATTGATAATCATTCTTTTTCAAGCCGTGACTACAATTCTGTGGGGTATTTGCCAGAAGAGCGTAGTTTAATGCCTAAACTGACAGTTTTAGACCAAGTAAGTTTTTTAGCTAGTTTAAAAGGTATGAAAAAAGATACTGTAAAGCATGATTTGCAAGACTGGATGCAGAAATTAGAAGTTAAGGGCAAGACTACTGATAAAATCAAGAGCCTATCTAAAGGAAACCAACAAAAGATTCAACTAATTGCAACACTTATTCACCAGCCAAATTTAATTATTTTAGATGAGCCATTCAGTGGTTTAGATCCCGTAAATGTTGAAATAATTAAAAATGTAATTCTCCAAGAAAAAAGGCGTGGTGCAACAATTATATTTTCTGATCATGATATGTCTAATGTTGAAGAATTATGTGATGATGTAGTGATGATTAACAATGGTCATCTTGTTTTAAATGGTATGGTAAATGAAGTGCGAAATAATTTTGGCCTAACACGTCTATTTATTAGGACAGATTTAGGACTTGATGAGGTCAAGAAATTACCTGGGGTAGAAAATGCTATTTTACAAAATAATGGTATTTATAAGCTTTGGCTAGCAGCAGCTAATTATGGCCAAGAAATTTTTAAAATTTTGTCTCATGGAGAATATTTGCAAACTTTTGATCAAGAACCACCAACTTTAGATGAAATCTTTAAATTGAAAGCCGGTGAAAATAATGAATAA